Proteins co-encoded in one Nicotiana sylvestris chromosome 7, ASM39365v2, whole genome shotgun sequence genomic window:
- the LOC138872733 gene encoding secreted RxLR effector protein 161-like codes for MVVRSLDVNKDPFRPQEENEELFGPEVPYLSVIGILMYLANTTKSDITFSVNVLARYSSAPTRRYCNGIKHILRYLKGNTDMGLFYGNNCSPNLVGYADAGYLSDPHKARSQINYVFTCGGTDISWRSTKQSIVATSSNHAEIIAIHEASRECV; via the coding sequence atggttgttcgatcacttgatgtgaataaggatccattccgacctcaagaagagaatgaagagctatttggtcctgaagtaccatatcttagtgtaATTGGTatactaatgtatcttgctaatactaCAAAGTCTGACATAaccttttcagttaatgtcttagcaagatatagctctgctcccaCAAGGAGATATTGTaatggaatcaaacacatattgcggtatctaaaagggaataccgatatgggcttattttatggcaataattgcagtcccaatcttgttggttatgctgatgctgggtatttatctgacccacacaaggctcgatctcaaaTAAATTATGTGTTTACCTGTGGAGGCACTgacatatcttggcgatcgactaagcaatcaattgtggctacttcatctaatcatgctgagataattgctattcatgaagcaagtagagAATGTGTGtag